A window of Panicum virgatum strain AP13 chromosome 8K, P.virgatum_v5, whole genome shotgun sequence contains these coding sequences:
- the LOC120646458 gene encoding E3 ubiquitin-protein ligase RNF126-like, which produces MPAESPIKHLRAKTERAGPAMSLPSSPPPEQDLLLIYSSSSDDDIDDDLVAATDQIYGGDGEPRRPFAVPPAPAVVFAPWFGIGGGPAPAPAASIDALPTVEVSEPGAVCAICKEELPLAAAARRLPCGHLYHSSCIVPWLEVHNSCPVCRSRLPSYKSYNPAAEPSRDREVVLPLPSSEQDPPPPADSDDQLRAPPAAS; this is translated from the coding sequence ATGCCGGCGGAGTCCCCAATTAAGCACTTGAGAGCGAAAACTGAGAGGGCAGGGCCGGCCATGTCCTTGCCGTCGTCCCCTCCCCCGGAGCAGGACTTGCTGCTAATCTACTCGTCCTCATCGGACGACGACATCGACGACGACCTCGTCGCCGCAACCGACCAAATCTACGGCGGCGATGGAGAGCCTCGTCGCCCCTTCGCCGTGCCGCCGGCCCCCGCGGTGGTGTTCGCGCCCTGGTTCGGCATCGGCGGCGggccggccccggcgccggcagcgTCCATCGACGCTCTGCCAACGGTGGAGGTGTCGGAGCCCGGCGCCGTCTGCGCCATCTGCAAGGAGGAGCTCCCcctcgcggcggccgcgcggaggCTCCCATGTGGTCACCTGTACCACTCCTCCTGCATCGTGCCGTGGCTGGAGGTGCACAACTCATGCCCCGTCTGCCGCTCCCGCCTCCCATCATACAAGTCGTACAACCCTGCTGCAGAGCCCAGCAGGGACCGGGAGGTGGTGCTGCCACTGCCGTCGTCGGAGCAGGATCCACCACCCCCTGCTGACTCTGATGATCAGCTCCGTGCGCCGCCGGCAGCTAGCTAG